DNA sequence from the Syngnathus acus chromosome 5, fSynAcu1.2, whole genome shotgun sequence genome:
tttgggataggctccagcgcgCCCTTGTGAGGATGAAGAggttttgaaaatggatggatctgATTATCCATCCATGGTGTTGTTTCTgcccttgttgttgttgccacgACAACTTGTGGTCTGTCAACTCCAGAAAACTGAAACATGCACCGTTACCCTGTGCAAACCCACCACTGGCCAAATCAACCAtataacacacacgcacacccgagtgcgtgcgtgtttgagagaaagagagcgagtCAATGTTGGATGGAAGTTATAACCCTGTTACCTTGGCAACAGAAGGACGTTGCCCTTGGTTGACCTTGGTGTGTAATTTGTGTGCTTTGTGTGAGAGTCAAAGATGACAAAAGTCACGCTCACACCCTTTGAGACCATTGGGGTCAAAGGTCGTTGCACAAAACAGTTTAAGCATCTTTGAAAATGGCAGCCTGtacccacgcacgcacacgcacgcacgccttTTTCATTGGTGCCACAAATCATGCATGCAAGCGAGGCCCAAGCTGTGTTTCTTCCCCATTCCCTCCTTCACCCCCACCcatgtgagtgcgtgtgtgcgcgacccccccccccccccccacacacacacacacacacacacgcacacacacttgagtgCTGCCTTTTGGCGTGAGCGCTCAGGAATGCTCTCCACTCTCTTCCTCAAACATGCACGCGCCCTGGTTGTGAAAACAAAGAGTGGCAGGAGGTGAAGAAGaggtgggaggaggaggagcaggaggagaacCTAAGCGATGCATTTTAGTTGAGAACAGTTTGTATTTCTAAGCAGAGTGTAAATGTTCAGACTGTGCTTAATGTTGCAGTGGCAGGCAAtaacatattttttcttttttggaaacATCTGCTTCACTATGCTGCATGGCAACTTTGAGAGCAAAACGTCTTGGCGGGACGAGACGACTCAAACGTCACAGGAGAAACTGCACAAGTTGATCAACTGCTGCAGGTTCTTGGATTTAATTGCCAGGGCGACAGGAGCCGCATCGGCAATACCAAGTGTGTCGTTTGCCATTTATGTGGTTCTGATTTGCTGCTATGTATTTGTTTCCAAGGAATTCAACTTGCTTTGCGCTACCGTCCGCGGCCATGCCGTCGTGAATGTGTGAAGACTGAGCGTTTGGAGGCCGAGGCTCAGTCGCCATGGTTACACGAGACCGGAAGTCAGTCCGGCTGCAATCCATGCTCGCGAGCGTGCTCATGGCCCCTCGCCTTTCTCTTTTGACAGCCGCTTCGGGATGGTCCGTGGTCGTCGAACACGCGCAGGACGGAGGAGACGTGAGTACGTaggttattttcattttgagcgAGGGCAACGTCGATTCGGGACATCGTGACGGGCACCTACCCGCTATTAGCACTTAGCAACGCTAACTGAAAATGGCCTTGTGTTGCGTTCGTGCGACATTTCGGCGCAATCGTGCAACGTGttcggcatgaaaatgaacggAACGTGACACTGACTTCCTCAATTAATagttttccttgccctccttgGGTTTGTGGTCAGGCCGTCGAGAATATGTGTCAactgtgaagccctttgagacctttctgtgtgagacaaatagacttgacttgactcaaGCACATTTCTCAAAGTCGTGACTCCATGACTGTAAAACACTGCAAAACGATCAAAGTCGAACATCTTGGACTTGAATGTTATGGCTTTATTTACAAGACAAGACCTAAATCGTGGTCTTCAATCATCCTAACAATTTTTCACCAAATCTAATATTTTATCTAACTGTTTGCTTCGTTTTTGCCTAGCTTAGTCAAAATGCCCAAATGCTGTGGCATTTTGGGAAAGTTCCTGCGTTTGTTGCAATTAGCTCAAagtacaaaccggattcggttgaagttgggaaattgtgtaaaatgaaaataaaaacaaaatacaacgatttgaaaatccttctcaacccatattcaattgaatacactacaaagacaacatatttaatgttcaaaatgaaaaatgtaattattttttgccaaataataattaacttagaatttcatggctgcaacacgtccagtagaagttgggaaaggtggggaaaaaataccgagaaaagctcatcaaacacctatttggaacatcccacatgtgatcaggctaataaggaacaggtgggtaccatgattgggtataaaaggagcctccccaaacatgctcagtcattcacaagcaaggatggggcgacattcaccactttgtccacaactgcgtgagaaaatagttgaacagtttaagaacatttctcaaagcaaaattgcaaggaatttagggatttcaacatctacggtccataatatcatcaaaaggttcagagaatctggtgaaatcactgcacgtaagcgccacggccggaaaccaagactgaatgaccgtgaccttcgatccctcaggcggcactgccttaaaaaccgacGTGTGTGTAAAGAATATCACCAAAggggctcaggaaaacttcagaaaaccactgtcagtaaatacagttcatcactacatcagtaagtgcgggttaaaactctaccatgcaaagcaaaagccgtttatgaacaacatccagaaacgccaCCGGGCTCTCTGGGCCTGAccgagctcatgtaaaatggactgatgaacaatggaaaagtgttttgtggtctgatgagtccacttttcaaattgtttttggaaacactggacgtcgTGTCCTCCAGACAAAAGAGGAAGCGGCccatccggactgttatcaacgcaaagttcagtagccagcatctgtgatggtatgggggtgcattagttcccagGGCATaggtgacttacatttctgtgaaggcaacataaatgctgaaaagtacatacagattttggagcaacatgtgctgccatccaagcgacgtctttttcatggacgccgctgcgtatttcagcaagataatgccaagccacattctgcacgtgttacaacaacgtggcttcgaagtaaaagagtccaggttctcccctggtCCGCTTGCAGTCCATacctgtctcccattgaaaatgtgtggcgcattatgaagcgCAAAATAggacagggaagaccccgtactgttgaacaactgaagcggttcatcaagcaagaatgggaaggaattccacatgagaagctaagagaattagtctcctctcttccaaaacgtttgagtgttattaaaaggaaaggcgatgtaacgaagtggtaaacatgccctttcccaacttctactgcacgtgttgcagctatgaaattctaagttaattattatttgaaaaataaaatgaagttcatgagtttgagcattaaatatcttgtctttgtagtgtattcaattgaatataggttgaaaaggattttcaactCATTGTATTATggttttattgacattttacacaatttccaaCTTCAAATGATTTCGGTTTGTACATTGGAAGGTATTTACCAGGCCAAAAATGCTTACGGTGCTTACCCTCGTGAGGAGAGGCGCTTTAGAAAGCGAATGGATAAATGTTTATTCCTTCTTGGCCAGCTCAAGCTTTGGTAGTGTGTATGCCGCACACCGACATTTCAGGCAGTCCCACGAACGCAACGCCCCTTCCAAGTCTTTCCTCGATAAATGATGGAATCGCAACTTGAATGTCTCACCTTAATATTTGTGTGCTGGCCACTCTGAGAATGGTTGTGATTGTTAGCAGGCAAAAATGAGCGCCAGTGATGTCACGAGGGGCGTGGCCTGCGCACTGAAGCCGCCGGTGTTTCTTCACTTTGGAGGCAGCGAGATGCAGGCGTCCTGCTCGGGCGTATGCGTAATCGACGCCAGTCTGCCCCCGGGGAAAACCGTCAACGTAGGTCTCCGATGACGAGGAGACTCGTGTCGTCGGACTGCTGGTGGCCTCTCACGCCTGAAGCTGGAAGCCATCTTGCGTTGAGCTTGCTTATTTTGCCGCTTGGGGAAAAAGAGTGTCCTTCTTTCGTTCGACGATGCAGTCGCCACTCACATCGCGATTTCACGACAGCTGTTGTCGTAACAAAGCGCTTGACACAAGACAATCCCCCAAAAAAGCCCCTTTCTTCTGGTGCACATTAAATACGCTTACAGATATATTCAGCGAGCACATACGTCGTGTCGCCGCTGTCACTGATGACTTGTGCTGCAAGCCTCGAGTCATGGGAAAAGAGCCGACCAGTGGCGGTTCCGACTGCTGACTCGTAGCTGTCGGGTCGACTTTTCACGTCGACTCCGCGTTCGGCTTCGCTTCGGTGATGCAGGCTGATGCCGTCGTAGCGCTCGGAGATTGGCATACCTCATGAGAGATGATTTGGATTCACAATCAAAACCAGACCGAACAGAATGCGAAAAGGCCACCAGAGCCACAAATCAATGCATTGGGCAACGCAAGATGGCCACCGGTGGCGGTGAGCAATCGGTGTGACGCGTCCAGCTGCTTTGCAGACCTCCGTCGTCACGACATCCAATCGAGGCCGATGGGAAGGCTAACATGTCGACAATGTCGTCAGATCGAGACCATCACCTTTAAGAATTTCTATACGGCCCTGGTCAGCGTGAGGCTGC
Encoded proteins:
- the nicn1 gene encoding nicolin-1 isoform X2 — its product is MFRLCLMLQWQAITYFFFFGNICFTMLHGNFESKTSWRDETTQTSQEKLHKLINCCRFLDLIARATGAASAIPTASGWSVVVEHAQDGGDAKMSASDVTRGVACALKPPVFLHFGGSEMQASCSGVCVIDASLPPGKTVNIETITFKNFYTALVSVRLRRRSPGREGGGGEWCTALRDRPLMTNPHAESGAQDYCSIDRKQMRVEPDDVSSVRLVLKQPSCAWLTFGVEDVLLFPRAQPEPVGELSDWLSALNLVEQRLPTQGSLDAASVSCRLQPMWALSEVTTRSSRSHTAPVGRFDVDGSYDINLLSLT
- the nicn1 gene encoding nicolin-1 isoform X1, yielding MFRLCLMLQWQAITYFFFFGNICFTMLHGNFESKTSWRDETTQTSQEKLHKLINCCRFLDLIARATGAASAIPTASGWSVVVEHAQDGGDQAKMSASDVTRGVACALKPPVFLHFGGSEMQASCSGVCVIDASLPPGKTVNIETITFKNFYTALVSVRLRRRSPGREGGGGEWCTALRDRPLMTNPHAESGAQDYCSIDRKQMRVEPDDVSSVRLVLKQPSCAWLTFGVEDVLLFPRAQPEPVGELSDWLSALNLVEQRLPTQGSLDAASVSCRLQPMWALSEVTTRSSRSHTAPVGRFDVDGSYDINLLSLT